One window of Biomphalaria glabrata chromosome 6, xgBioGlab47.1, whole genome shotgun sequence genomic DNA carries:
- the LOC106059295 gene encoding uncharacterized protein LOC106059295: MDRYRFVCSYCKCYIAVHNGIISREYTGTCPFLSSNIIPLSRNVYRGPLQALSINIHQAIDSTTIDISDLGQLGAILDLFQPQDAEEEGDFSLQGPVNVANHPDLSSSDGNIGCYVFDCVPFPSLISLEM, from the exons AT GGACCGTTACAGATTTGTGTGCAGTTATTGTAAATGTTACATTGCTGTGCACAATGGTATTATTTCACGGGAGTACACTGGAACATGTCCATTTCTATCAAGTAATATCattcctctgtcaagaaacgTTTACAGAGGACCTTTACAAGCGTTAAGCATCAATATACATCAAGCAATAGACTCGACAACGATTGACATCAgtg ATTTAGGACAGCTAGGCGCGATACTAGACCTGTTTCAGCCTCAGGATGCAGAAGAAGAAGGTGATTTTAGCTTACAGGGCCCAGTCAATGTCGCAAATCATCCAGATCTGTCAAGCTCTGATGGCAACATTGGCTGTTACGTTTTTG ATTGTGTCCCTTTCCCATCACTAATTTCGCTCGAGATGTAG